The Henckelia pumila isolate YLH828 chromosome 2, ASM3356847v2, whole genome shotgun sequence genome includes a window with the following:
- the LOC140877493 gene encoding uncharacterized protein: MVPSYGDCFEFMQITDADRLRCATYMFRDDARAWWNGAKEALNLTTLTWNGFKDVFYGKYFTVSTRTRLAREFLEIIQGNMSIAEYVKKFERGIYFVPMISGDLAEELKHFKEGLNASIRKDVRIIGAKYYKDVVDQAMLSEKDRNDIIRESQAKRSSYQNWDQQGSSRRKRPYQAPPQHRPYQQQQPRPQGQKQLTLPAPKPSSAPTACQKRGKLHSGQCMVSVFPLQKARALLERLPSIQRTVLDKSISGFSISLPSWEELSSDLIIRGCSVQMQSHELLADLTILSMSDFDVIFGMDWLSRYEAIIDSGKVEFGIELMPGTQLVSKAPYRLAPTEMKELKEKLQELHNKVFIRPCVSPWGAPVLFVKRKDGSMRLYIDYRELNRIAFLGHLVSEKGIEVDLAKI, encoded by the exons ATGGTTCCAAGCTATGGAGACTGCTTTGAATTCATGCAGATCACGGATGCGGATAGATTGAGATGTGCTACCTATATGTTCCGCGACGACGCTCGTGCTTGGTGGAATGGAGCCAAAGAAGCGTTGAACCTAACCACCCTtacttggaatggattcaaggATGTGTTCTACGGCAAATATTTCACAGTGAGCACCCGAACCCGATTGGCCAGAGAGTTTTTGGAGATCATTCAAGGAAACATGTCTATTGCGGAGTATGTGAAGAAGTTTGAAAGGGGAATATACTTTGTACCGATGATTTCTGGTGATCTTGCTGAAGAGTTGAaacactttaaagaaggattgAATGCCTCCATTAGAAAGGATGTTAGAATAATTGGAGCGAAATATTACAAAGATGTGGTGGATCAGGCCATGCTGTCCGAAAAGGACAGAAATGACATTATCAGAGAGTCACAGGCAAAGAGATCTAGTTATCAGAATTGGGACCAGCAAGGAAGTTCTAGAAGAAAGAGACCGTACCAAGCCCCACCCCAACACCGACCGTACCAACAACAGCAGCCTCGACCTCAGGGGCAGAAACAGTTGACTCTACCAGCACCAAAACCGTCAAGTGCACCAACAGCTTGTCAAAAACGTGGAAAACTTCACTCAGGTCAATGCATGGTGAGTGTGTTTCCTTTGCAAAAAGCCAGGGCACTATTGGAAAGATTGCCCTCAATCCAAAGAACCG TACTGGATAAGTCAATATCAGGATTTAGTATATCCTTGCCTTCATGGGAAGAATTGAGTAGTGATTTGATTATCAGAGGATGCAGTGTACAGATGCAGAGTCATGAGTTGCTTGCTGATCTTACTATCCTGAGTATGTCTGACTTCGACGTGATATTTgggatggattggttgtctCGATACGAGGCTATTATAGACT CTGGGAAGGTAGAATTTGGGATTGAATTAATGCCCGGAACCCAACTAGTTTCCAAAGCACCATACAGGTTAGCACCGACGGAaatgaaggaattgaaggagaAACTACAAGAGCTACACAATAAAGTCTTTATTAGACCatgtgtatcgccttggggtgcaccggtatTGTTTGTCAAGAGGAAAGATGGGTCTATGAGACTGTACATCGATTATAGAGAGTTGAATCGA ATTGCATTTTTGGGTCACCTAGTTTCGGAAAAGGGAATAGAGGTCGATCTAGCAAAGATataa
- the LOC140877494 gene encoding uncharacterized protein, with protein sequence MSLTRKSVKFEWSNQCEKIFLELMEKLMTSPILAIPEGTGLFVVYTEASKSGLGVVLMQDGKVIAYASRKLKIHEKNYPTHDLKLAAVVLALKLWRHYHYVKDGILHHKGKMWVPAVDSLRENVMTEAHTVPYSIHPRSTKMFNDVQMLYWWPELYIREIVRLNGVPARIVSDRDPRFTSKFWKSLHHGLGKNLAFSTAFNPQTDGHSERGLLRFGKKGKLSPRYIGPFEILDKVGTRAYQVALPPNLEGVYNVFHVSMLRKYISNPSHVIHHEKVLGTPDLSYEEIPIQILDTQVRKLRNKDIKMVKVLWHNQLVEEANWETQQYMCSRYPELFGNEDEIYAYVDAFDARHEEEPRDEPARDA encoded by the exons ATGTCATTAACTCGCAAAAGTGTGAAGTTTGAATGGTCTAATCAGTGTGAGAAAATCTTTCTGGAGTTGATGGAAAAATTGATGACATCACCTATACTCGCCATACCAGAAGGCACAGGTCTATTCGTAGTTTATACAGAAGCTTCCAAGAGTGGATTAGGGGTTGTTTTGATGCAAGATGGAAAGGTAATAGCATATGCATCACGaaagctgaagattcatgaaaagAATTACCCTACCCATGACCTCAAATTGGCAGCAGTTGTCTTGGCACTGAAACTATGGAGACATTACCattatg TGAAGGATGGGATCCTGCATCACAAAGGGAAAATGTGGGTACCAGCAGTAGATTCACTGAGAGAAAATGTGATGACTGAGGCCCACACTGTACCATATTCTATTCACCCAAGGAGTACAAAGATGTTCAATGATGTGCAGATGCTATActggtggccag AGTTGTATATTCGAGAGATAGTTAGATTGAATGGAGTTCCAGCAAGGATAGTTTCTGATAGGGATCCCAGGTTCACTTCAAAGTTTTGGAAGAGTTTACATCATGGATTGGGAAAAAATCTAGCTTTTAGTACAGCTTTTAATCCGCAGACAGATGGACATTCTGAGCGG GGACTTTTaagatttgggaagaaagggAAGCTGAGCccaagatatataggacctttcGAAATCCTAGACAAGGTTGGAACAAGAGCTTACCAAGTAGCATTGCCTCCAAACTTGGAAGGTGTATAcaacgtattccatgtctcAATGTTGAGAAAGTATATCTCAAATCCTTCCCACGTCATTCACCACGAGAAAGTTCTAGGGACACCAGACTTGTCTTATGAAGAAATACCTATCCAAATTTTGGATACACAAGTCCGAAAGCTGAGAAACAAAGATATCAAGATGGTAAAGGTCTTATGGCACAATCAATTAGTGGAAGAGGCTAATTGGGAGACCCAACAATATATGTGTAGCCGATACCCAGAATTATTTG gtaatgaagATGAAATTTATGCATACGTCGATGCATTTGATGCCAGACATGAGGAGGAGCCAAGAGACGAGCCGGCGAGAGATGCATGA